The stretch of DNA gtgGGGGGGGCGGCACTgcaacaccattcaaaggatatctgttggaaaagggaaacatgagttaatgaccacaataatgtcacatgtacataaagagactaaagtgaggaaaggtgtgacagatgaggccccccagcagtctgggcctatagcagcttaactatgggatgtttcaggatcacctgagccatccctaactataagctttatcagaaaggaaagttttaagcctggtcttaaaagtggaaagggtgtctgcttcccggacatttactggcagcttattccacaatagaggggcctgataactgaaggctctgcctcccattctacttttagaaactctgggaacctcaagtaaacctgcagtttgggaacaaagtgctctgttaggaaaatatcttacaatgagatctttaagatatgatggagcgcggtcattaagagctttatatgtgaggagaagaatcttaaattctattctgaatttaacagggagccaatgaagatcATTAGTAAGttacagcagtgcagtttctgtgctatgatgcactctgaatcctgactgaaactcttcaaacagattatttctgtgtaagtaatcacaaagctgagctacaactattttttcaagaactttagacataaaatgaacattggatataggtctataatgagctaacacttctgaatcaagagtaggttttttaagtaaaggtttaattacagcaaccttaaaagtctgaggtacatatcctgtcaacaaagacagattgatcaaatccaaaatggaagtgttgattaatgggaaaacctccttgaacagtctggttgggattgggtctaaaacacaagttgatggtttagaagagactattgctgttgttagttcagagagatcaactggacagaagccgtctaaatacaaatcaggttctaaagatacttctaaagctgctgtacttgatgatacatcactgataatagtgggaaggactccatcaatcttctctctgatagaaacaattttattaataaagaagctcatgaaatcatcactgctgagagttaaaggaatacctggctcagcagagctcggactctttgtcagactggctacagtgctgaaaagaaacctgggattattcttattctcttctatcaatgatgaataataagcagttctagctttacgaagggctttcttatacattattaaactatctttccagactaattgagactcttctaaattagaggaacgccactgtctctccagctttcttgcagtctgctttaaagcagctgtgaattataccaaggagccagcctcttctgactgattaccttccttttttAGAgtggcaacattgtccagtgctgtacgcattgaatcTATAGTGCTGTTAACAAGAGAGTTCACAAGGTCAATGGGAGTCAAATGTTAAAGTTGTTGcttttgtgctccgtcccgctaaaacccgttcaaactgactgacagcgctatAACTGTGGAACTCTTGGAATTATTGAGGCTTACATGACAGCCCTAGGGGTGACATTAAAgggtgtcgcaactctgtattactctatagctctggttcGTTTATCCCAACCCTTGTCCTGGCTACAGGATTAGCACTAGAGCTAGGGCTGGAACTCGCTGGAACAGCTCAATACTACCACCTACTGACAAAAAAGCATATCAGGACATAGAATCATGGATGTATTACAGCCATGCATAAAATACACATCCCGAACAATATTGTGTGAGACACTGATTCATCACTTATTTACTTATTATGACAGCAGCGGTCAGCTGGAACTGAATGCTATGCTAATTCACATAATCAATCTGTAACAAAAGGCCTTCGCACCCTCAAATCATATAAAAATGTCAAGTAGGCTACAGGCAGTGTCAGACCAATTAACCTTaattggacagtgggaggaagctggaacACCTGGCGAGAGCctgcatggggagaacatgcaaactccacacagaaaggccccagttgagagttgaacctggaagccttttgctgtgaggcaactgtgctaaccaccacaccaacgTGCAGCCCCCACTTACTTACTTACAACCCCCCATGTGTCACATCAAAGTGTAGTTTTACTTTATGACACAGACTTGCTTTGACTTAGGTCATCTCAGAATTTTGACTTTGTatatcttaaagggacactatgtaatttcttcccccatctagtggtgcaattttattttgcaaagtcgaatgaatttgctctctagcgcctcgcgttttcaaatgtgcgttgaactacggcaggcggtatgtgtcaagattcaagaagctcacgttgccttttcaattctctttttcgcttttttggcgacgaggatcccttctcctgtggcgtggcataactctggtcttccattgcgaacaaaagtgcaggccgttcaggctggtttataccagagaatgtctaatggcgtagactggctctgtttttacctgcatgcaaacgtgacgtcaaaatggggAAAACACGATTCGAattgctttatgtccctctcggcacttcgtcgtttttcattgaccggaaggacatggcagcctccatagagcttgcccgctctatgtagatacagacaagttattcttcactcaggaggataagtgaaatttttgacagagataatttttcACCAATGAgcactaatttatgaatgaatatgttgatttgagctaataaatgacgtaatatattacatagtgtccctttaatttttttttattaactggctgaaacgggcttccataccTGACAGATTGAATGATGCATGTGATTTTCGCCCTTGGTGCACACTCCGGGCAGGAGGTGGCGGTAGAATACAGCTGATATTAAGAAGAATAATAGGAAGTAGAAGAAGTCGAAACAGGAACTTGCTAGCTGGCTAACCCTCTTAGTTGTTGTCAGATTGTAGCGTTTTGATAATGGCACCTTTAGACCTTGATAAATACGTTGAAATTGCCAAACACTGCAAATATTTGCCGGAGAATGATCTAAAGGTGAGTATCTAAAGGTACTCGAATTGAACTAAAAAGATTTTTGTAAGTACCGATGGAAGCTAGTGGCGTGACTGTGCGAAGTCTGTTAAACTAAATTGTTTAAGAACTTAAATCAGTAAGTTCACGAAGATAGGAGTTGTTTTCTTTGGTGTACTTTTTTTGGTGTGACACATTACATTGAACAATCTGATGAAAATGTCTGTGTGCATTGTAAATTTAATGAGAAGACTGTAGCATGATTCTTCTCCATGCTAAAATGTGAGCCTGTCTAATGTTCGGGAATCATTAGGCACCTTAAGTTTAGCCCTCCACTAAGGCTTGGTCTGGGCACAGGAACCGTGCGGATTAAATGTTACCCTTTTGCCTGATCTGTTTCCTTAAAACCCTTAATGGAGAGACAATATAGTTTCAATACATATGTCCTGATATTGCTATTTGGAGTTAAAGTAACTAGCTAGATTTGTCGTTCTTTATTCTCAAAATAATAAGTTCTGGTTTTCCTTATCATAGAGTAAAATAATTGATCAGAAATCCTGCAACATTGATATTTTGTGACTCTTTTATTCTCTCTTTCTAGAGATTATGTGATTATGTTTGTGATTTACTGCTGGAAGAATCAAACGTTCAGCCGGTTGCTACTCCAGTTACGGTTTGTGGAGATATTCATGGTCAGGTAGGTCGAACTGAGTTCATGCTTTCCATGGATTAAAAGTTAATCACAGTATTAAAACAAGTTTATTTCTTTTCACATTCTTTTTCTGCTCATGTCTAGTTTTATGATCTTCGCGAGCTCTTCAGAACTGGAGGACAAGTTCCGGACACAAATTACATTTTCATGGTAAGTTTCCAATGCAACAAAAACCTGTACAAATTTGGTAAAGTTTAAAATAATCTTTAAAAGAAAGgtgactactactactactactcttGCTGCTACAACTACCACTACTGATGTAGTATGATGTGAcatgttttctattttttttttaaatttattattattattattattatttatttatttttccttaatATACGGATTTTGTGTAtgttatgtgtatatatgtgtgtatgtgtatacatatgtatgtatgtatatgtagaTACACATGTATATTCTGTGGGGAGAGGGGTGTAGGGTTGGACTTTGTCTgggcctgtctgtgtctctgtctttgtcctgtgtttgtgtggagAGTTATTGTAgtgaattgtgtttttatgtttgttttgttgtgagcgGTTGAGTGAGGGGTTGGAATATTAAAAGCAAATCTTCCTCCATCCCCTTTTTAAATCGTAGTGTTGTAGCTAATTGTGAAACTCTATTCTGTATACAgatttgaaacaaacaaacaaacgcaACACCACGCTTGTTCACTGTTGCATTATCTGCAGCAGTAGGAAAGAATTACAACAATGCTAAGTCTGTTGGCCACACCTTATGTATGTACCAACATAACAGTATGTTATTCAATGTTCAAGTCTACTGTAGGAGGGAATACTTTTCAACAGTACTCAGTTGGCTGTGGTACTTTCTTCATTTACACAGACAGTAAAGCGTATCATTGATCAAGTCCATGTAGGATAAAACTTTAATGGTTCTGTGCTGAGATCATTAGTATATTACAGCaacatgaatttaaaaaaatagaaacaaaatgaGAACTGCATACATTACAAAAGTATTATACAAATATTTTAAAAGGTAATTGCACAGATATTAAGGTTTtgatgttctgtgtgtgtgtgtgtgtgtgtgtgtgtgtgtgtgtgtgtgtgtgtgtgctttctgatgtttttgggtattcaatgttttgttttttttgcttttgtttttatagGGAGATTTTGTAGACAGAGGATACTATAGTTTGGAGACATTCACATACCTACTAGCTTTAAAAGCCAAGTGTCCAGATCGTATCACGCTCCTACGAGGAAACCACGAAAGCCGACAGATAACGCAAGTATATGGCTTTTACGGTATGTATTTTCCGATTatgcttgttgttgttttttcttttaatcaaacTCAAACCAGATTGGCatcttttgttctgttttttctcGTTTTCCCTCTTATTTAGATGAATGTCAGACAAAGTATGGAAATGCTAATGCCTGGAGGTACTGCACAAAAGTGTTTGACATGCTGACTGTTGCAGCTGTAAGTTTATTTATGAACCTTCATTCTTTGCATGAGATTTGTTGGCTGTGCCTTTTATATGTTATTTCCATAGATTATATTAATATAATTGGTACTTTGAACTACTTATGAAAATTGATTTTAGTTCTTCTAAAGCAACTACTCAGAGATCTTAATGCAACACCAGAGAATTGGAAACCTTGAAATGCTGCACTTCTGTCTCTTTCTGAAGTATCTTAACCTGTGTAGTGAACATTTCTGGGCCTGAAACTGCTTTACTGTACCAGAGAATGTTAACAACTAGATAAAAACCTACTTTTGCCATAATATAGTGAAAGAGTGGGGGTTGGAGGAACAGTGCCATCATTCATTATGTTATTAATAAGAGATTGAACTCTAACGTTATCATTATCATGGCTGCCTCAGTCTGTTAGCCACCACAGTTTTGTTTCAGATTCCCTTTTGCAATATTACAGATAACCTaaagcatttttttattattatcattattattttatttatttgtttttttaattattggtGAGTGTATTTTGTCAGCACATTCATCATAGTGTATAAAAGTTTTGCGGTCTTGTTATGTCCTGTAACCACTGGTGCTTGACATTTTTGATGTCCTCTAAAGGTGTCTTGTCAGCCTTTTTAGCATGACAGCTAATTCACCTGTATGGCTGTGCATATTCAGGGCTCAGGCGTACCTTTGTTTTTACGACAGTGGCTTTAAATCGCACAATCTGCCCCACTAAATGTTGTGTTCTTACaacttgttcttttctttattgcATATTTTAACTTGTttagcctattttttttttaaactatttttttcaaCGTGTTGGTGAACAGGCACCTTGAAGTGACATTCCAGTGATATCATTCAGTCACTGAGAAGCATTGCATTCATATGCTTTGATAATTGAAGTAGGTATTTAATTTTAAAAGCAACTTTGTAAAAAAATACCATAATACTGTATATATGGCTGGATGCTTAAAGAAATATTGTCCCTAAAAGAAGGTATAAGGAATAAGTGGTCTTTTAGCTTTTATTTGAATGACATCTTGAATGATCCTTTAGTTATATAATTAACATAAATCCTACAACTCGTAAAGAGCAGGTTCACCTTAAAGTAGCTGCAGTAATGTGCTCACATGTGCTGTCAAGGGAAAaacaacatctgcagctgtaaaatcaagtttttatttctgtttatatGTACACATAGAAGTTAAGTTGTTTGCCTTCTAATCAAATAGCAACATAACTATTGGGATTCCTATGCACTGAGCATGACAAAGAGCCACATAAACAAACCACATTTTATCATTGCAGCAACCAAGCAGAACTGCTAAAGATTGTAAGTGTTTAAACCATGCTTCTGAGCTGCTCCATGCTTATGCTCCTGCCcggtgcctcaggtcagctgatcagctgctgctggaggtaccgagggccaaacggaagctcagaggagacggaGCCTTTTCTGTTGCCGGTCCGAAACTTTGGAACGACCTCCCGTTTCACATTAGACaggccccttcactgcccatttttaaaacccgtcttaagacccatttttattccctggcttttaacccagcatgagactctgtttctagtgttgttttattgtttttattattttaatattgttgttgtttattgttgtttttacattgtttttgtgttttaaggcttcttttattttgtgttgtacagcattttgtttcagccacagctgtgttaaaaggctatataataaagttgatgatgatgatgattgatGCTAGCATACAGTACAATGCTTTTGTGCTAGGTCATTTGAGCAGTTGGTATTTTATGGGCCGCAGGTAAACACTGAGCTTTTAAAGTAGTGTATAATATGCAGTAGTACATTC from Odontesthes bonariensis isolate fOdoBon6 chromosome 22, fOdoBon6.hap1, whole genome shotgun sequence encodes:
- the LOC142372800 gene encoding serine/threonine-protein phosphatase 6 catalytic subunit-like, encoding MAPLDLDKYVEIAKHCKYLPENDLKRLCDYVCDLLLEESNVQPVATPVTVCGDIHGQFYDLRELFRTGGQVPDTNYIFMGDFVDRGYYSLETFTYLLALKAKCPDRITLLRGNHESRQITQVYGFYDECQTKYGNANAWRYCTKVFDMLTVAALIDEQVLCVHGGLSPDIKTLDQVRTIERNQEIPHKGAFCDLVWSDPEDVDTWAISPRGAGWLFGSKVTNEFVHINNLKLICRAHQLVHEGYKFMFDEKLVTVWSAPNYCYRCGNIASIMVFKDVNRREPKLFRAVPDSERVVPPRTTTPYFL